The Coregonus clupeaformis isolate EN_2021a chromosome 20, ASM2061545v1, whole genome shotgun sequence genome contains a region encoding:
- the LOC121533959 gene encoding carbohydrate sulfotransferase 14-like — protein MMPPRKQDFGIKSSGWARSGSVINFRQTVNSGSLRRSAVLPSVLTFAVIVASGGLLLMIEKGMLNSIETPPVRGNSKRSDYLRQARHLDPAVDAESQILQEIRNRTIQTICGQKNMPHNVWSLSPLQRKTLLQHILVNDKHRFLYCYVPKVACSNWKRVLKVLSGALENVDVSIKMDHKSDLLFLSSLKPEEIRYRLKHYFKFMFVREPMERLLSAYRNKFGEIKAYQEKYGAEIIRRYRKGHAKDTAVAGDDVTFSEFVRYLLDEDVERMNEHWMPIYNLCQPCAVSYDFIGSYEHLESDADYALQRIGAPLHVHFPERQTWYKPVTTETLHYYLCSLPQKLLRELLPKYILDFSLFTYPLPNTTTEYCRH, from the exons ATGATGCCTCCGCGAAAGCAGGATTTCGGAATTAAAAGCTCAGGATGGGCCAGGAGCGGGTCCGTGATAAACTTCAGACAAACAGTGAACTCGGGCTCTTTGCGCAGATCTGCTGTCTTGCCATCCGTGCTGACGTTTGCTGTCATCGTGGCGTCTGGGGGCCTTCTGCTCATGATAGAGAAAGGAATGCTGAATAGTATTGAGACACCTCCAGTTCGGGGAAACAGCAAGAGGTCAGACTACCTCAGACAAGCCCGACATCTTGATCCAGCTGTGGACGCAGAATCCCAG ATTCTCCAGGAGATCCGTAACCGCACCATCCAGACCATATGTGGTCAGAAGAACATGCCCCACAATGTGTGGTCCCTGAGCCCCCTGCAGAGGAAAACCCTGCTGCAGCACATCCTGGTAAACGACAAGCACCGCTTCCTCTACTGCTATGTCCCCAAGGTGGCCTGCTCCAACTGGAAGAGGGTCCTGAAGGTCCTGAGTGGGGCTCTGGAGAATGTGGATGTCAGCATCAAGATGGACCACAAGAGTGACCTGCTTTTCCTGTCCTCCCTGAAGCCGGAGGAGATCCGATACAGGCTGAAACACTACTTCAAGTTCATGTTTGTGCGGGAGCCCATGGAGCGCCTGCTCTCTGCCTACAGGAACAAGTTTGGGGAGATCAAGGCCTACCAAGAGAAGTACGGTGCTGAGATCATCAGGCGCTACAGAAAGGGCCATGCCAAGGATACAGCAGTGGCCGGGGATGACGTGACGTTTTCAGAGTTTGTGCGCTATCTGCTGGACGAGGATGTGGAGCGCATGAACGAGCACTGGATGCCCATCTACAACCTGTGCCAGCCATGTGCCGTGTCCTATGACTTCATTGGCTCCTATGAGCATCTGGAGAGTGATGCCGACTATGCGCTACAGCGTATTGGTGCACCTCTACACGTCCACTTCCCTGAGAGACAGACGTGGTACAAGCCTGTCACCACGGAGACGCTGCACTATTACCTGTGCAGTCTGCCACAGAAGCTACTCAGGGAACTCCTGCCCAAGTACATTCTAGACTTTTCCCTGTTTACTTACCCCCTCCCCAACACAACCACTGAATACTGCAGACATTAA